AGCCTTTAAACAATGTGTTTGTTTTTTGTTCTACATGACATTGTCTACAGTTTACTTTCTCAGGATGTGGTGTAACTGGGGCATAGGCTTTAAATTTATCAACATAACCACCGTCTTGATGACATTGTAAACAGTTTTTACCTCCCATGCTTCTTTCTCCGCTAGCTACCGGATGAGGTATATAGGGTGGGGCATTGTGGTAGGCTCTGTTTTTGTAGTAATCTTTTAAAGACCTTTCGTGTGCGGGGTCTTGTGGAGTTTTACTATAATTTATTGCATGTTCAGATCTTTCAAATACGCCACTTTCTGAAGGGATTAATGTGGTTGAAGAAGGTGTGTTAATAGGAATATAAGCTTCTTCAAGACTAGATTGATAGCTAATATTCCAAACAACGACAAACGCAATGAAAAGAAGTGTAAAAAATGATATGATTCCTAACCTGTTCATTGCTTATACTTTTTCTATTTTAACAGCACATTTTTTGTAATCTGGTTGTTTAGAGATAGGACAAAATGCGTCTAGAGTTAAATCGTTAATTAATAAGTTTTCGTCAAAAAATGGTACAAATACTTGTCTTCTAACAGGTACACCTCTTTCGTTTACCGAAGCAGGTAAAATCATAGTACCTCTTCGTGTGGTTAATCTTACTTTATCTCCCGTTTTGATTTGTAGTTCTTTTGCTTCATCTGGGTTGATTTCTACATAAGAGTGAGGCATGGCCTTGTGTAGAATAGGAACTCTTCTTGTCATTGAACCAGAGTGCCAGTGCTCTATAACACGACCCGTACATAACCAGTATGGATATTCGTTATCTGGTTCTTCTGGAGCGTGTTCGTAAGGTCTTTGCCATATAGTTGCTTTTCCATCTTTGTTTCCGTAGAATTGGAATTCTTTACCGTCATCACAAGCAGGATCATATTTTGCGTTAAATCTCCATTTTGTAGATTTTCCATTTACATAAGGCCATTGTGCACCAGGTTGAGATTTTAAAACTTCTAAAGGAGCCATGTTGTGTTTTTTTCCTTCGTGATGTCTTCTGTACTCATTGTATATTTCTTCAATATGAGTTTCTTTATTGTAGTAGAATTGTTT
Above is a genomic segment from Wenyingzhuangia fucanilytica containing:
- a CDS encoding nitrate reductase cytochrome c-type subunit; translation: MNRLGIISFFTLLFIAFVVVWNISYQSSLEEAYIPINTPSSTTLIPSESGVFERSEHAINYSKTPQDPAHERSLKDYYKNRAYHNAPPYIPHPVASGERSMGGKNCLQCHQDGGYVDKFKAYAPVTPHPEKVNCRQCHVEQKTNTLFKGSNFIKIPAPNVGKGANNYLPGSPPAIPHQLQMRENCLACHAGPSAPKEIRTTHPERINCRQCHVINNKETIDIGIFKRKP